In one Curtobacterium citreum genomic region, the following are encoded:
- a CDS encoding thioester reductase domain-containing protein encodes MDQHHDDTSVEAVFAQHADRTALRHRDGTTVTDTSFRELWDRAGSVAAVLGETVSAGDRVAVLGAATADVVTLELAAWILGAVTVPLQTSAPVSALRAIVDETEPVWLGVAAEHLPTARAVLATSDAAVRTVLLDAGDEDGDQGLPTLGALVGRGTDLSRPTPWHPAAGEDPLALLLYTSGSTGTPKGAMYTRAMVERLWHALRPDRPTPDTTAAPTADVVGYAYLPMSHLTGRAAVLATLGRGGTLALATSTDLSTLFEDLRVYAPTELVLVPRVAEMIRQEGEREEQRRLAEADATDPAAVRAAVQADLRVRALGGRIRQAICASAPLTPELRAYVEDCLGTTLHDLYGSTEAGSILRDGVVQQPPVTEHKLVDVPELGYRTTDRPHPRGELLVKSTAVIPGYFRRPDVTAAVFDEDGFYRTGDVMAQTGPDTYAYLDRRNNVIKLSQGEFVAVAALEATYGGTPEVRQVALHGDSRHAFLLAVVVPTDPAATERDVLAALQRTAREHGLAPYEVPRGVIVEPDPFTVENGMLSDARKLLRPRFTERYGERFAAVYDAVDAQQSGTLVAALREHVADEPVVDTVVRAAQEFLHAEVSPETAAAARFSDLGGDSLSALTFSGILEDVFDAEVPVGVITDPTNDLAAVAAFVERSAADDRPSVARVHGADPTVLRAADLRLDRLLGTVPEPVGRPRASRAAADPAASRAAAAGTDAGPRTVLLTGGNGYLGRFTVIDWLERLAPVGGTLVCLVRGADDAEARRRLEAAFAADPAFVARLGELDGALEVVAGDVSEPLLGLDEARWRDLAARVDLVAHAAALVNHVLPYSALFGPNVVGTAEVLRLAIAAGSVPVTFVSSVAVAGGARPSTTEDVAPDAPAALDERADIRTTIPEWTVADEYANGYGASKWASEVLLREAHEHHGVPVAVFRSDMVLAHPRWRGQVNLPDVFTRLVWSVLATGLAPASFVQPAPDGSRQRSHYDGLPADFTAAAIDAIGAAVTSGHHTYNVVNPHDDGVSLDTFVDWLVEDGHAVERIADHAEWVTRFREALTALPDEDRARSVLPLMHAFAVPEAPHAGSAIPADGFAAAVRRVRPLGSPTIPSLDHALIAKVADDLAFLGLLTPARAGAR; translated from the coding sequence ATGGACCAGCACCACGACGACACGTCGGTCGAGGCGGTGTTCGCGCAGCACGCGGACCGCACCGCCCTGCGGCACCGGGACGGCACGACCGTCACCGACACGAGCTTCCGGGAGCTCTGGGACCGCGCCGGGTCGGTCGCGGCCGTCCTGGGCGAGACCGTCTCGGCGGGCGACCGGGTCGCGGTGCTCGGCGCCGCGACCGCCGACGTCGTGACGCTCGAGCTCGCGGCCTGGATCCTCGGCGCGGTGACCGTGCCGCTGCAGACCAGCGCGCCGGTGTCGGCGCTCCGGGCGATCGTCGACGAGACCGAGCCGGTGTGGCTCGGCGTCGCGGCCGAGCACCTGCCGACGGCCCGGGCGGTGCTCGCGACGTCGGACGCCGCGGTGCGGACCGTGCTGCTGGACGCCGGCGACGAGGACGGGGACCAAGGCCTGCCGACGCTCGGCGCGCTCGTCGGCCGGGGCACCGACCTGTCCCGCCCGACGCCGTGGCACCCGGCTGCGGGCGAGGACCCGCTCGCGCTCCTGCTCTACACCTCCGGGAGCACCGGCACCCCGAAGGGCGCGATGTACACGCGGGCCATGGTCGAACGGCTGTGGCACGCGCTGCGGCCCGACCGCCCTACCCCGGACACCACTGCCGCCCCGACCGCCGACGTCGTCGGGTACGCCTACCTGCCGATGAGCCACCTCACCGGACGCGCCGCCGTGCTCGCCACGCTCGGCCGCGGCGGGACCCTGGCGCTCGCGACGTCCACCGACCTGTCGACCCTGTTCGAGGACCTCCGGGTGTACGCCCCGACCGAACTCGTCCTCGTGCCCCGCGTGGCCGAGATGATCCGGCAGGAGGGCGAGCGCGAGGAACAGCGCCGCCTGGCCGAGGCGGATGCGACCGACCCGGCCGCCGTCCGCGCCGCCGTGCAGGCCGACCTGCGCGTCCGAGCGCTCGGCGGACGGATCCGGCAGGCGATCTGCGCGAGCGCACCCCTGACCCCCGAGCTCCGCGCGTACGTCGAGGACTGCCTCGGGACGACCCTGCACGACCTCTACGGCTCGACCGAGGCCGGCAGCATCCTGCGCGACGGGGTCGTCCAGCAGCCGCCGGTCACCGAGCACAAGCTCGTCGACGTCCCCGAACTCGGCTACCGGACCACCGACCGACCCCACCCGCGCGGCGAGCTGCTCGTGAAGAGCACGGCCGTGATCCCCGGGTACTTCCGCCGCCCGGACGTCACCGCCGCGGTCTTCGACGAGGACGGCTTCTACCGCACCGGCGACGTGATGGCGCAGACCGGCCCGGACACGTACGCGTACCTCGACCGCCGGAACAACGTGATCAAGCTCTCGCAGGGCGAGTTCGTCGCCGTCGCCGCGCTCGAGGCGACCTACGGCGGCACTCCCGAGGTCCGCCAGGTCGCCCTGCACGGGGACAGCCGGCACGCGTTCCTGCTCGCCGTGGTCGTCCCCACCGACCCGGCGGCGACCGAGCGCGACGTCCTCGCCGCCCTGCAGCGCACCGCGCGGGAGCACGGACTCGCCCCGTACGAGGTGCCCCGCGGCGTGATCGTCGAGCCGGACCCCTTCACGGTCGAGAACGGCATGCTCTCCGACGCCCGGAAGCTCCTGCGCCCGCGCTTCACCGAGCGCTACGGCGAGCGCTTCGCCGCGGTGTACGACGCCGTCGACGCGCAGCAGAGCGGCACCCTCGTCGCGGCCCTCCGCGAGCACGTGGCCGACGAGCCGGTCGTCGACACCGTGGTCCGTGCGGCGCAGGAGTTCCTGCACGCCGAGGTCTCCCCCGAGACCGCCGCGGCCGCACGCTTCTCGGACCTCGGCGGCGACTCGCTCTCCGCCCTGACGTTCTCGGGGATCCTCGAGGACGTGTTCGACGCCGAGGTCCCCGTCGGCGTGATCACCGACCCGACGAACGACCTCGCCGCCGTCGCCGCGTTCGTCGAGCGGTCCGCCGCGGACGACCGACCGTCCGTCGCCCGCGTGCACGGCGCCGACCCGACGGTGCTGCGCGCGGCGGACCTGCGCCTCGACCGGCTGCTCGGCACCGTCCCCGAACCGGTCGGGCGGCCGAGAGCGAGCCGGGCGGCAGCGGACCCGGCAGCGAGCCGGGCAGCTGCCGCCGGGACCGACGCGGGGCCCCGCACCGTCCTGCTCACCGGCGGCAACGGCTACCTCGGCCGCTTCACGGTCATCGACTGGCTCGAGCGGCTCGCTCCCGTCGGCGGCACCCTGGTCTGCCTGGTCCGCGGTGCCGACGACGCGGAGGCCCGACGGCGCCTCGAGGCCGCGTTCGCCGCCGACCCCGCCTTCGTCGCGCGGCTCGGCGAGCTCGACGGCGCGCTCGAGGTGGTCGCCGGTGACGTCAGCGAGCCCCTGCTCGGCCTCGACGAGGCCCGGTGGCGGGACCTCGCCGCCCGCGTGGACCTCGTCGCGCACGCCGCGGCCCTCGTGAACCACGTGCTGCCGTACTCCGCGCTGTTCGGCCCGAACGTGGTCGGCACCGCCGAGGTCCTGCGCCTCGCGATCGCCGCCGGGAGCGTCCCGGTCACGTTCGTGTCGAGCGTCGCCGTCGCAGGCGGTGCCCGACCGAGCACCACCGAGGACGTCGCACCCGACGCCCCGGCCGCGCTCGACGAGCGGGCGGACATCCGTACGACGATCCCGGAGTGGACGGTCGCGGACGAGTACGCGAACGGCTACGGCGCGAGCAAGTGGGCGAGCGAGGTGCTGCTCCGCGAGGCGCACGAGCACCACGGCGTCCCCGTCGCCGTGTTCCGCTCCGACATGGTCCTGGCGCACCCCCGCTGGCGCGGCCAGGTGAACCTGCCCGACGTGTTCACGCGGCTGGTCTGGAGCGTGCTCGCGACGGGCCTCGCGCCGGCGTCGTTCGTGCAGCCCGCACCGGACGGCTCCCGGCAGCGGTCGCACTACGACGGGCTGCCCGCGGACTTCACGGCCGCGGCGATCGACGCGATCGGTGCCGCGGTCACCTCGGGCCACCACACCTACAACGTCGTGAACCCGCACGACGACGGCGTCTCGCTCGACACGTTCGTCGACTGGCTGGTCGAGGACGGGCACGCGGTCGAGCGGATCGCGGACCACGCCGAGTGGGTCACGCGGTTCCGGGAGGCCCTGACGGCCCTGCCGGACGAGGACCGCGCCCGATCGGTGCTGCCGCTCATGCACGCGTTCGCCGTCCCGGAGGCACCGCACGCCGGCTCCGCGATCCCCGCCGACGGCTTCGCCGCCGCGGTCCGCCGGGTCCGACCGCTCGGCTCCCCGACGATCCCGTCGCTCGACCACGCGCTCATCGCGAAGGTCGCGGACGACCTCGCGTTCCTGGGGCTGCTCACGCCGGCACGCGCCGGCGCGCGCTGA
- a CDS encoding serine/threonine-protein kinase, translated as MAERVFGGRYRVTGTLGHGGMASVYRAVDEQLGREVAVKVFRIGAVDHGERARAEAEIHTLAALRSPALVTLYDAALDDDEGDSYLVMELVPGSDLATRLHEGVLDPATTARLGAQVADGLAAVHAQGIVHRDVKPANVLLESDGEHVKLADFGIALLRDAARVTGTGTVMGTAAYISPEQVTGHEVTGKADVYALGLVLLECLTGKRPFPGSAVESATARLARGPEIDQHLPTAWRTLLHVMTAQDPADRPSAAEAAQRLRALGRDDAAPATQLLPAGPGTMTRAAGGAAGAAAGAAGALLDAGAPDAAHGDQATQAMPTGGTEAPTQAYDRTAVLGQPGRAAGQDDVATTVLGAQRGGAGAGAAGAAAGAAGGAAAGGSARRTDDDGRRRRGPVIAAVVIGILVLAGIVVAVVALGGGSSTPAPTESGQPTQQSSEPAEEPSSEPSQEQSSEPEQQPSQPQEQPSDPEQQPSSPADDPTVGPQPGGPASNPVQSPQGGTDQGNAGPGSNSGPGNDNGKGKDKKDPADTTVGETLPTTPTVG; from the coding sequence ATGGCAGAACGGGTCTTCGGCGGTCGGTACCGCGTCACCGGGACGCTCGGACACGGTGGCATGGCCTCCGTCTACCGGGCGGTGGACGAGCAGCTCGGCCGCGAGGTGGCGGTCAAGGTCTTCCGCATCGGTGCCGTCGACCACGGGGAGCGCGCCCGCGCCGAGGCCGAGATCCACACGCTCGCGGCGCTCCGCAGCCCCGCGCTCGTCACGCTCTACGACGCGGCGCTCGACGACGACGAGGGCGACTCCTACCTGGTGATGGAGCTCGTCCCCGGGAGCGACCTCGCCACCCGTCTGCACGAGGGCGTGCTCGACCCGGCGACCACCGCGCGCCTCGGTGCGCAGGTCGCCGACGGGCTCGCGGCGGTCCACGCGCAGGGCATCGTGCACCGCGACGTGAAGCCCGCGAACGTCCTGCTCGAGAGCGACGGCGAGCACGTGAAGCTCGCCGACTTCGGGATCGCCCTGCTCCGTGACGCCGCCCGGGTGACCGGCACCGGCACCGTGATGGGCACCGCCGCGTACATCTCGCCGGAGCAGGTCACGGGGCACGAGGTCACCGGCAAGGCGGACGTCTACGCGCTCGGCCTCGTGCTGCTCGAGTGCCTGACCGGGAAGCGGCCGTTCCCCGGCAGCGCGGTGGAGTCGGCGACCGCGCGGCTCGCCCGTGGCCCGGAGATCGACCAGCACCTGCCGACCGCCTGGCGGACCCTGCTGCACGTGATGACGGCGCAGGACCCCGCCGACCGACCGAGCGCCGCCGAGGCCGCGCAGCGACTCCGTGCCCTGGGCCGTGACGACGCCGCGCCCGCCACGCAGCTGCTGCCGGCAGGGCCGGGGACGATGACCCGCGCGGCCGGTGGCGCAGCGGGGGCGGCCGCGGGTGCCGCCGGTGCGCTCCTCGATGCCGGGGCCCCGGACGCAGCGCACGGCGACCAGGCGACGCAGGCGATGCCGACGGGCGGCACGGAAGCGCCCACGCAGGCGTACGACCGGACGGCCGTGCTCGGGCAGCCCGGTCGCGCAGCGGGGCAGGACGACGTCGCGACGACCGTGCTCGGAGCCCAGCGCGGCGGTGCGGGTGCCGGTGCGGCCGGTGCCGCGGCCGGAGCGGCAGGCGGTGCTGCGGCAGGCGGGTCCGCTCGACGGACGGACGACGACGGGCGACGCCGTCGCGGGCCGGTCATCGCGGCGGTGGTCATCGGTATCCTGGTGCTCGCCGGCATCGTCGTCGCGGTCGTCGCCCTGGGCGGTGGCTCGAGCACGCCGGCGCCGACGGAGTCCGGCCAGCCGACCCAGCAGTCGAGCGAACCGGCCGAGGAACCGAGCAGCGAGCCGTCGCAGGAGCAGTCCAGCGAGCCGGAGCAGCAGCCGAGCCAGCCCCAGGAGCAGCCGAGCGATCCCGAGCAGCAGCCGAGCTCGCCGGCGGACGACCCGACCGTCGGACCCCAGCCGGGCGGTCCCGCCTCGAACCCGGTCCAGTCTCCGCAGGGCGGTACCGATCAGGGCAACGCCGGCCCCGGCAGCAACAGCGGGCCGGGGAACGACAACGGCAAGGGCAAGGACAAGAAGGACCCGGCCGACACGACGGTCGGCGAGACCCTGCCGACCACGCCGACCGTCGGCTGA
- a CDS encoding GH92 family glycosyl hydrolase — translation MRELRRSGGPTTAVAARDGVGWDSAEAWLLERPAGETTVEGVLPGFAGRAIAPGDELSWVWFPERTLPAGHDEPDEADLAHFWDATAADLDVVLTDGRRLSDTAHDQYGAGLTPAAQAAAKTQWVDQWNRRAVDLTPFAGAVVDRLEARLGAAGPAADDDGERPALRGWFDAVRIGPARPEPARLIDHVRTTRGTQSSSRSSRGNTAPVVGVPHGGVLGLPMTDASSRHWPYAYQEHARTEPDGRVRSALQGFATSHLPSPWMADRGVFQLMPSPLDEPDVDRTARALGFDHDDEQDGPHRYRVALDQGVTATMTAGEFALGFRFTGTRAVVLDHHGRVDDVSVAIVDGTAVVECLLDDRPGTPPHHVHVRIAGATADRTVVRDGMLRGWVQVDGAAAGHTDVVLGISTVSIQDARANARAAGDVDTMCVRAEAAWTAALGTLEVEGATPDQLVSLYSGLYRLFLFPLTAGETARDGVPRYRSPYGDVLAEPIRDAPGPEVVEGTLSTTNGFWDTYRTAWPLLALLTPDRAGALAEGVVGHFRDGGWTPRWSAPGAEDCMTGTTSDTVFADLAVKGVTGFDLATAYRSALRNATVPARDERVGRKGILPAVFRGHVDTATHEGMSWTLDAAINDWGLAVMAGLLASRATTADDLARYEAEAEWFARRSLRYRNVFDAERGFFVGRDPDGSWRVGTEFDPRDWGDDYTETNAYGTAFTAPHDPAGVVDLHGGPERFDAAIDRFFATPETGATVHSGSYGFAIHEMTEARDVRMGMLGLSNQPAHHIPFFPMATGRHDLAHRVVRECLERLFVGSDLGQGYPGDEDNGEMSAWYVLATIGLYPLTPSTGAYVLVPPSVRRTVLRPAGGASGGSPTVIEVTGDSSGPYVASVTVDGEPWTSVSIPHAVVVGASRIVFTLSDEPAGWAADTRPLSASEVHGYRDVPWDLLPGGVTGAAGAPVSGPAAAPVSGDAAALADDTGRTVTALAAASAVAFAVPEVPASLYTVTVAEPGSYSWDVSLGEARASVRDAAFAWPGQTRVFRLQGVGTSFRFTAVTDLRLTQLELVAADGQR, via the coding sequence GTGCGTGAACTGCGACGGAGCGGTGGCCCGACGACGGCGGTGGCGGCCCGGGACGGGGTCGGTTGGGACTCGGCCGAGGCCTGGCTGCTCGAACGCCCGGCGGGGGAGACGACGGTCGAGGGGGTCCTGCCCGGCTTCGCCGGACGGGCGATCGCACCCGGAGACGAGCTGTCGTGGGTCTGGTTCCCCGAGCGCACCCTGCCGGCCGGTCACGACGAACCCGACGAGGCGGACCTCGCGCACTTCTGGGACGCGACGGCCGCCGACCTCGACGTCGTCCTGACCGACGGCCGACGGCTGAGCGACACCGCCCACGACCAGTACGGCGCCGGCCTGACGCCCGCGGCCCAGGCGGCGGCGAAGACGCAGTGGGTCGACCAGTGGAACCGTCGCGCGGTCGACCTCACGCCGTTCGCCGGTGCCGTCGTGGACCGCCTGGAGGCACGGCTCGGCGCCGCCGGACCGGCTGCGGACGACGACGGGGAGCGCCCGGCGCTGCGCGGTTGGTTCGACGCGGTCCGGATCGGACCGGCGCGCCCGGAGCCGGCACGGCTGATCGACCACGTCCGCACGACCCGCGGCACGCAGTCGTCGTCGCGGTCCTCGCGCGGCAACACCGCACCGGTCGTCGGGGTGCCGCACGGCGGGGTGCTCGGCCTGCCGATGACCGACGCGTCGAGCAGACACTGGCCGTACGCGTACCAGGAGCACGCCCGGACGGAGCCGGACGGCCGCGTCCGGTCCGCGCTGCAGGGCTTCGCCACGAGCCACCTGCCGTCGCCCTGGATGGCCGACCGCGGGGTGTTCCAGCTCATGCCGTCCCCGCTCGACGAGCCGGACGTCGACCGGACCGCCCGGGCGCTGGGCTTCGACCACGACGACGAGCAGGACGGGCCGCACCGCTACCGCGTCGCCCTCGACCAGGGCGTCACCGCGACGATGACCGCGGGGGAGTTCGCCCTGGGGTTCCGGTTCACCGGCACCCGGGCCGTCGTCCTCGACCACCACGGCCGCGTCGACGACGTCTCGGTGGCGATCGTCGACGGCACGGCCGTGGTGGAGTGCCTGCTCGACGACCGGCCCGGCACCCCGCCGCACCACGTGCACGTCCGGATCGCCGGAGCCACCGCGGACCGCACGGTCGTCCGGGACGGCATGCTCCGCGGCTGGGTGCAGGTCGACGGCGCCGCCGCGGGGCACACCGACGTGGTGCTCGGCATCTCGACGGTCTCGATCCAGGACGCCCGCGCGAACGCCCGTGCCGCCGGGGACGTCGACACGATGTGCGTGCGGGCCGAGGCCGCCTGGACCGCCGCCCTCGGCACGCTCGAGGTCGAGGGAGCGACACCGGACCAGCTCGTCTCGCTGTACTCCGGCCTGTACCGGCTCTTCCTGTTCCCGCTCACCGCGGGGGAGACCGCACGAGACGGCGTCCCGCGGTACCGCTCCCCGTACGGCGACGTCCTCGCCGAGCCGATCCGCGACGCCCCGGGCCCCGAGGTCGTCGAGGGCACCCTCAGCACCACGAACGGGTTCTGGGACACCTACCGGACCGCCTGGCCGCTCCTCGCGCTCCTCACCCCGGACCGGGCGGGTGCGCTCGCCGAGGGGGTCGTCGGCCACTTCCGGGACGGCGGGTGGACGCCGCGGTGGAGTGCCCCCGGCGCCGAGGACTGCATGACCGGCACCACGAGCGACACGGTCTTCGCGGACCTCGCCGTGAAGGGCGTCACCGGCTTCGACCTGGCGACCGCCTACCGGAGCGCGCTGCGGAACGCGACCGTCCCGGCACGGGACGAGCGCGTCGGGCGGAAGGGGATCCTCCCGGCCGTGTTCCGCGGCCACGTCGACACGGCGACGCACGAGGGCATGAGCTGGACCCTCGACGCGGCGATCAACGACTGGGGTCTCGCGGTGATGGCGGGCCTGCTCGCATCGCGGGCGACGACCGCGGACGACCTGGCCCGGTACGAGGCCGAGGCGGAGTGGTTCGCGCGCCGCTCGCTGCGGTACCGGAACGTGTTCGACGCCGAGCGCGGGTTCTTCGTCGGCCGCGACCCCGACGGCTCGTGGCGGGTGGGGACGGAGTTCGACCCGCGCGACTGGGGCGACGACTACACCGAGACCAACGCCTACGGAACGGCGTTCACCGCACCCCACGACCCGGCGGGCGTCGTCGACCTGCACGGCGGCCCCGAGCGCTTCGACGCGGCGATCGACCGGTTCTTCGCGACCCCGGAGACCGGCGCGACCGTGCACTCGGGGTCCTACGGCTTCGCGATCCACGAGATGACCGAGGCGCGCGACGTCCGGATGGGCATGCTCGGGCTGTCGAACCAGCCGGCGCACCACATCCCGTTCTTCCCGATGGCCACCGGGCGCCACGACCTGGCGCACCGCGTCGTCCGGGAGTGCCTGGAGCGGCTGTTCGTCGGGTCGGACCTCGGGCAGGGGTACCCGGGCGACGAGGACAACGGCGAGATGAGCGCCTGGTACGTCCTCGCGACGATCGGGCTGTACCCGCTCACGCCGTCGACCGGGGCGTACGTGCTCGTGCCGCCGTCGGTCCGGCGGACGGTGCTGCGGCCCGCCGGTGGGGCGTCGGGTGGATCGCCGACGGTGATCGAGGTCACGGGTGACTCGTCGGGTCCGTACGTCGCGTCGGTGACGGTCGACGGCGAACCGTGGACGTCCGTGAGCATCCCGCACGCGGTCGTGGTCGGGGCGTCGCGGATCGTGTTCACGCTGTCCGACGAGCCCGCCGGGTGGGCGGCGGACACCCGGCCCCTGTCCGCGTCCGAGGTGCACGGGTACCGGGACGTGCCGTGGGACCTGCTGCCCGGCGGCGTGACCGGGGCTGCTGGTGCGCCGGTGTCCGGGCCCGCTGCTGCGCCGGTGTCCGGCGATGCTGCCGCGTTGGCGGACGACACCGGGCGGACCGTGACGGCGCTCGCCGCGGCGTCCGCTGTCGCGTTCGCGGTGCCGGAGGTGCCCGCGTCGCTGTACACCGTCACGGTGGCTGAGCCGGGGTCGTACTCGTGGGACGTGTCGCTCGGCGAGGCCCGGGCGTCGGTGCGGGACGCCGCGTTCGCGTGGCCGGGGCAGACCCGGGTGTTCCGGTTGCAGGGCGTCGGCACGTCGTTCCGGTTCACCGCGGTGACCGACCTGCGCCTGACGCAGCTCGAGCTCGTCGCGGCGGACGGACAGCGTTGA
- a CDS encoding aldo/keto reductase yields MKTLELPQTDLTASDVVVGLMRINDMSDEDIRSLYAASRDGGVTMFDHAAIYGGWHGCEARFGEAVTLSSSEREAIQLQTKVGIRQGYFDFSYEHVIESVHESLEALRTDYVDVLLLHRPDALVEPEEVARAFDELHAAGKVHHFGVSNHTPGQVDLLRQHVRQPLAFNQVQLSITHANVIAQGVAANMGGLDQSIDRDNDILNHARMTGVTLQAWSPFQKGFFDGVFLGDREQYAELNDVLDEVAAAHGVTPTGIAVAWITRHPAHLQVVLGTTNPQRVREAAAGSDVVLSREEWYRIFTAAGHTVP; encoded by the coding sequence GTGAAGACACTGGAGTTGCCACAGACCGACCTCACCGCGTCCGACGTCGTCGTCGGGCTCATGCGGATCAACGACATGAGCGACGAGGACATCCGGTCGCTGTACGCCGCCTCGCGGGACGGGGGCGTCACGATGTTCGACCACGCCGCGATCTACGGCGGCTGGCACGGGTGCGAGGCCCGCTTCGGCGAGGCCGTCACGCTGTCGTCCTCGGAGCGCGAGGCGATCCAGCTGCAGACCAAGGTCGGCATCCGGCAGGGGTACTTCGACTTCTCGTACGAGCACGTCATCGAGTCGGTGCACGAGTCGCTCGAGGCCCTGCGGACGGACTACGTCGACGTCCTGCTGCTGCACCGGCCCGACGCCCTGGTCGAGCCGGAGGAGGTCGCCCGCGCCTTCGACGAGCTGCACGCCGCCGGCAAGGTGCACCACTTCGGCGTCTCGAACCACACGCCCGGTCAGGTCGACCTGCTCCGCCAGCACGTCCGGCAGCCGCTGGCGTTCAACCAGGTGCAGCTGAGCATCACGCACGCGAACGTCATCGCGCAGGGGGTCGCGGCCAACATGGGCGGCCTCGACCAGTCCATCGACCGGGACAACGACATCCTGAACCACGCGCGGATGACCGGCGTGACCCTGCAGGCCTGGTCGCCGTTCCAGAAGGGGTTCTTCGACGGCGTGTTCCTGGGCGACCGGGAGCAGTACGCCGAGCTGAACGACGTGCTCGACGAGGTCGCGGCCGCGCACGGGGTGACCCCGACGGGCATCGCCGTGGCGTGGATCACCCGGCACCCCGCGCACCTCCAGGTGGTGCTCGGCACGACGAACCCGCAGCGCGTCCGGGAGGCCGCTGCCGGGTCGGACGTCGTGCTCTCCCGCGAGGAGTGGTACCGGATCTTCACCGCCGCGGGGCACACCGTCCCCTGA
- a CDS encoding phosphatase PAP2 family protein: MQQQRDHEEPEGTADAVARRVVDAERAAAPQDRHVGDVDLTSWRSRAGHAVAEVWAALGRRYGALPLLVLTLLVGIGIAVTATWAASEVYDAVREHDDVAVLDRPVLDWMLTMRSPTADRLVTWWTDIAGTVGMPIVAVLFLVGFTVQRRAWTPLVLLVAASGGSLLMTIAGKDLIGRARPPLADAVPPYEHSPSFPSGHTLNATVVVGTIVYLLILRQTRTVTRVWTIVVGTLFVLSIGVSRVFLGHHWTTDVLAAWALGAAWLAIVITAHRLYLTALRRGADPVRGSSPVRSSR; encoded by the coding sequence ATGCAGCAGCAGCGAGACCACGAGGAGCCGGAGGGCACCGCCGACGCCGTCGCGCGCCGGGTCGTCGACGCCGAGCGCGCCGCCGCCCCGCAGGACCGGCACGTCGGTGACGTCGACCTGACCTCGTGGCGGTCCCGCGCCGGGCACGCCGTCGCCGAGGTCTGGGCGGCGCTCGGCCGACGGTACGGGGCGCTGCCGCTCCTGGTCCTGACGCTCCTGGTCGGCATCGGGATCGCGGTCACGGCGACCTGGGCGGCGTCCGAGGTCTACGACGCCGTCCGCGAGCACGACGACGTCGCCGTGCTCGACCGTCCGGTGCTCGACTGGATGCTCACGATGCGCTCCCCGACGGCCGACCGGCTCGTCACGTGGTGGACCGACATCGCCGGCACGGTCGGGATGCCGATCGTCGCCGTGCTGTTCCTGGTCGGCTTCACGGTCCAGCGGCGCGCCTGGACGCCGCTCGTGCTGCTCGTCGCGGCGAGCGGCGGATCGCTCCTCATGACCATCGCGGGCAAGGACCTGATCGGCCGGGCCCGTCCGCCGCTCGCCGACGCGGTGCCGCCGTACGAGCACTCGCCCTCGTTCCCGTCCGGTCACACGCTCAACGCCACCGTGGTCGTCGGCACGATCGTGTACCTGCTCATCCTGCGCCAGACCCGCACCGTGACCCGAGTGTGGACGATCGTCGTCGGCACCCTCTTCGTGCTGTCGATCGGCGTCTCGCGGGTCTTCCTCGGCCACCACTGGACCACCGACGTCCTGGCGGCGTGGGCCCTCGGAGCGGCCTGGCTGGCGATCGTGATCACCGCCCACCGGCTGTACCTGACGGCCCTGCGCCGCGGTGCCGACCCGGTCCGCGGGTCGTCCCCGGTCAGGTCGTCACGGTAG